In Kineococcus sp. NBC_00420, a single genomic region encodes these proteins:
- a CDS encoding sugar transferase codes for MDDQLLGTSPADDLSDPVRRERLLVPRQRNTFGFAERTPAWQRTYVQKIIAVDALAAAFAAFVGFFARFNDSPANLATTSGRAVVACAVLLPVLWVVAMGALRTYEPRFLGVGSEEFHRVLTAALAFVALVGTSSWAFGLEIARGYVVVAFPIATLLTLIGRYALRQQLHAARTRGEAGQTVVAVGHRAGVAAMARQLHRASYHGMRIVGACVPGGQGSAADDAELTELGIPVIGSLDDVRHAVTSVDADVVLVTASPELDGPGLRRLGWELEATRADLVVAPALTEVIGPRVAIRPVCGLPLLHVERPELEGVRRLAKTTVDRVSAATALVVLSPLILVLALAIKLDSRGPVFFKQQRVGKDGKTFPMMKFRSMVTDAEKLLIDLRESTDGNGVLFKMKVDPRITRIGRVLRRYSIDELPQLINVVRGEMSLVGPRPPLQKEVDEYGYDMRRRLLVKPGLTGLWQINGRSDLDWDESVRLDVRYVENWSFTFDFMILWKTAGAVLRGRGAY; via the coding sequence CTCCTCGGGACCTCGCCGGCGGACGACCTGTCCGACCCCGTCCGGCGTGAACGTCTGCTCGTCCCTCGTCAGCGGAACACCTTCGGCTTCGCCGAACGCACGCCCGCCTGGCAGCGCACCTACGTCCAGAAGATCATCGCCGTCGACGCGCTGGCCGCCGCGTTCGCCGCCTTCGTCGGCTTCTTCGCCCGGTTCAACGACAGCCCCGCCAACCTCGCCACCACCTCCGGTCGGGCCGTCGTGGCCTGCGCGGTCCTGCTGCCCGTCCTCTGGGTCGTGGCCATGGGCGCCCTGCGCACCTACGAACCCCGCTTCCTGGGGGTCGGCTCCGAGGAGTTCCACCGCGTCCTGACGGCCGCGCTCGCCTTCGTCGCCCTCGTCGGGACGAGCTCGTGGGCCTTCGGCCTCGAGATCGCCCGCGGCTACGTCGTCGTCGCCTTCCCCATCGCGACGCTCCTCACGCTCATCGGCCGCTACGCGCTGCGCCAGCAGCTGCACGCCGCGCGCACCCGCGGTGAGGCCGGTCAGACCGTCGTCGCCGTCGGCCACCGCGCCGGTGTCGCGGCGATGGCCCGCCAGCTGCACCGCGCCAGCTACCACGGCATGCGGATCGTCGGGGCCTGCGTCCCCGGTGGCCAGGGCAGCGCCGCCGACGACGCCGAGCTCACCGAGCTGGGCATCCCGGTCATCGGCAGCCTCGACGACGTCCGGCACGCCGTCACCAGCGTGGACGCCGACGTCGTCCTCGTCACCGCCTCGCCCGAGCTCGACGGCCCGGGCCTGCGCCGCCTCGGCTGGGAGCTGGAGGCCACCCGCGCCGACCTCGTCGTGGCTCCCGCCCTGACCGAGGTCATCGGCCCGCGCGTCGCCATCCGGCCCGTCTGCGGCCTGCCGCTGCTGCACGTGGAGCGCCCCGAGCTCGAGGGTGTGCGCCGACTGGCGAAGACCACCGTGGACCGCGTCTCGGCCGCCACCGCGCTCGTCGTGCTCAGCCCGCTGATCCTGGTCCTCGCCCTGGCCATCAAGCTCGACAGCCGTGGCCCGGTGTTCTTCAAGCAGCAGCGCGTCGGCAAGGACGGCAAGACCTTCCCGATGATGAAGTTCCGCTCGATGGTCACCGACGCGGAGAAGCTGCTCATCGACCTGCGGGAGTCCACCGACGGCAACGGCGTGCTCTTCAAGATGAAGGTCGACCCGCGGATCACCCGCATCGGCCGCGTCCTGCGCCGCTACTCCATCGACGAGCTCCCGCAGCTCATCAACGTCGTCCGCGGCGAGATGTCCCTGGTGGGCCCGCGCCCGCCGCTGCAGAAGGAGGTCGACGAGTACGGCTACGACATGCGTCGCCGCCTGCTCGTCAAGCCCGGTCTGACCGGCCTGTGGCAGATCAACGGCCGCTCCGACCTGGACTGGGACGAGTCGGTGCGCCTCGACGTCCGCTACGTCGAGAACTGGTCCTTCACGTTCGACTTCATGATCCTGTGGAAGACCGCCGGGGCCGTGCTTCGGGGACGCGGAGCGTACTGA